The following are encoded in a window of Nakamurella sp. A5-74 genomic DNA:
- a CDS encoding DUF6596 domain-containing protein: MTRLPRSEPTDPGGPIRPGGDEVTRLVERAHRDHWSQVLASTVRVTRDLDLAQECAQEAYLRALRAWPGAVPDVPVAWLTTAARRIALDGLRRADLLRRKLPLLMEPGPPLGAAASDSADASDEPTDVLRLMFICCHPALAPDSRVALTLRLVGGLSTEEVAAGLLVPVATAAARITRAKKKIARAGIPFRVPSPTELPERLDTLLTVLQVMSAAGHTSVAGTLQRSDLTERAVRAARLLVAALPDPVVDDARALLAHLLLTRARGDSRIDGDGRLVLMADQDRTRWQGADLDEGLDLITAVLTSITTGGRSPGRFTVQAVIAGLHMNAPSFSETDWPELVRWYEALLRRWPTPVVRLNALVARSHLSGARRPELRAELAALEREPQLARYPYLPAAVAELLARWGDLDGAAVAYDRAIELSRNDVERQHLRARRDGLGGAGRRHGA, from the coding sequence ATGACTCGGCTCCCCCGGTCTGAACCGACCGACCCGGGGGGCCCGATCCGTCCCGGCGGCGACGAGGTCACCCGGCTCGTCGAGCGAGCCCACCGCGACCACTGGTCGCAGGTCCTGGCCAGCACCGTGCGGGTCACCCGGGATCTCGACCTGGCCCAGGAGTGCGCGCAGGAGGCCTACCTCCGCGCACTCCGGGCGTGGCCCGGCGCTGTACCGGACGTTCCGGTCGCCTGGCTCACGACGGCCGCGCGGCGGATCGCCCTGGACGGCCTCAGGCGGGCAGATCTGTTGCGGCGCAAGCTCCCGCTGCTGATGGAGCCGGGTCCGCCGCTGGGCGCAGCTGCCTCGGACAGCGCCGACGCATCAGACGAGCCGACGGACGTCCTGCGGCTGATGTTCATCTGCTGTCACCCGGCGCTGGCTCCGGACTCACGGGTCGCGTTGACGCTGCGGCTGGTCGGCGGCCTGAGCACCGAAGAGGTCGCCGCCGGGCTGTTGGTACCGGTTGCGACGGCGGCTGCTCGGATCACCCGCGCGAAGAAGAAGATCGCCCGTGCCGGGATCCCGTTCCGAGTGCCTTCCCCCACCGAGCTTCCGGAGCGCCTGGACACGCTGCTCACCGTGCTCCAGGTGATGTCGGCGGCCGGACACACGTCGGTGGCCGGCACCCTGCAGCGCTCCGACCTGACGGAACGCGCTGTCCGGGCAGCGCGACTGCTCGTCGCCGCACTGCCCGACCCGGTGGTGGACGATGCCAGGGCACTGCTCGCCCATCTGTTGCTCACCAGGGCCAGGGGCGATTCCCGCATCGATGGCGATGGGCGGTTGGTGTTGATGGCCGACCAGGACCGGACTCGCTGGCAGGGTGCCGATCTCGACGAGGGTCTCGACCTGATCACCGCCGTACTCACCAGCATCACGACCGGCGGTCGCAGTCCCGGTCGATTCACCGTGCAGGCGGTGATCGCGGGCCTGCACATGAATGCCCCGAGCTTCTCCGAGACCGACTGGCCGGAGCTCGTGCGCTGGTACGAGGCCCTGCTGCGGCGCTGGCCGACCCCGGTCGTCCGGCTCAACGCGTTGGTGGCCAGGAGCCACCTCTCCGGCGCTCGACGCCCCGAACTGCGCGCGGAACTGGCGGCACTGGAGCGCGAACCGCAGCTGGCTCGCTACCCCTACCTGCCGGCCGCAGTGGCCGAGCTGCTGGCCCGGTGGGGCGACCTCGACGGTGCGGCGGTCGCCTACGACCGCGCCATCGAGCTGTCCCGCAACGACGTGGAGCGACAGCACCTGCGCGCACGGCGCGACGGATTGGGCGGTGCCGGTCGGCGGCACGGTGCCTGA
- a CDS encoding SIMPL domain-containing protein (The SIMPL domain is named for its presence in mouse protein SIMPL (signalling molecule that associates with mouse pelle-like kinase). Bacterial member BP26, from Brucella, was shown to assemble into a channel-like structure, while YggE from E. coli has been associated with resistance to oxidative stress.): MSEPSGITVSATAVVAAPVDRIVIDLGIETLRPDAGEAFRATATAVERVLSILADNGVDSRSVRTRDLSFGPRTNWQADREVLLGYAASQQLLATLTDLASVEKVLSEVAAHGGAGVRINSVELTAAEPEQALTDAREAAVAQALSKARHFAALASRSLGALQWLTEGAGAAGPRPTAAAFALRSAKDATMPVAAGDRDVAVTVTANWDFAD; encoded by the coding sequence ATGAGCGAGCCATCGGGTATCACCGTCAGCGCCACCGCCGTGGTTGCCGCCCCCGTCGACCGGATCGTGATCGATCTGGGCATCGAGACGCTGCGACCGGATGCGGGAGAGGCGTTCCGCGCGACGGCGACCGCCGTGGAGCGGGTGCTGTCGATCCTGGCGGACAACGGCGTCGATTCACGTTCGGTCCGCACCCGCGACCTGAGCTTCGGGCCTCGCACCAACTGGCAGGCCGATCGCGAGGTTCTCCTCGGATACGCCGCGTCGCAGCAGCTGCTGGCGACGCTCACCGACCTCGCTTCGGTCGAGAAGGTGCTGTCCGAGGTGGCTGCGCACGGGGGTGCAGGGGTGCGGATCAACAGCGTCGAGCTGACGGCAGCCGAACCGGAGCAGGCGCTCACCGATGCCCGCGAAGCCGCTGTGGCACAGGCGTTGTCGAAGGCTCGGCACTTTGCCGCACTCGCCTCCCGGTCGCTCGGTGCGCTGCAGTGGCTCACGGAGGGAGCCGGTGCCGCAGGTCCACGTCCGACGGCCGCGGCGTTCGCGCTCCGGTCTGCGAAGGACGCGACGATGCCGGTGGCCGCCGGCGACCGCGATGTTGCCGTGACCGTCACCGCCAACTGGGATTTCGCCGACTGA
- a CDS encoding zinc-binding dehydrogenase: MASGTLTAHIAARFPLTAAAEALTLAESRTTTGKVILEPNPGGSAGC; this comes from the coding sequence TTGGCATCGGGAACCCTGACCGCACACATCGCCGCGCGATTCCCGCTCACCGCAGCAGCGGAGGCGCTGACACTGGCCGAATCACGCACCACCACCGGCAAAGTGATCCTGGAACCCAACCCCGGTGGATCGGCTGGCTGTTGA
- a CDS encoding YciI family protein, producing MPTYMFLLHDDESWFDTVSPETWAEEMTKHRAFSDAVRAAGGSVLDGAALERSSLATTVDNTGDEPTVTDGPFIETKEVFGGYYVVDVADLDVAIALAEQCPSGHVEIRPVMSTDDDSAPPV from the coding sequence ATGCCGACGTACATGTTCCTGCTGCACGACGACGAGTCCTGGTTCGACACCGTCAGCCCGGAGACGTGGGCCGAGGAGATGACCAAGCACCGAGCCTTCTCCGATGCGGTGCGAGCGGCCGGTGGTTCCGTGCTGGACGGTGCGGCGCTGGAGCGCTCTTCGCTGGCCACCACCGTCGACAACACGGGCGACGAGCCGACCGTCACCGACGGTCCGTTCATCGAGACCAAGGAGGTGTTCGGCGGCTACTACGTCGTGGACGTCGCGGACCTGGACGTGGCCATCGCACTGGCCGAGCAGTGCCCGAGCGGACACGTGGAGATTCGGCCGGTGATGAGCACGGACGATGACTCGGCTCCCCCGGTCTGA
- a CDS encoding sigma-70 family RNA polymerase sigma factor, producing the protein MGLLFEQHHAAIWRYLAGRVGSAHADDLAAETFLAGHRRWHTYDPEQGPPIAWLFGIATRAVHSHRRDELRHLRRMQAIASAGVDEPPADQSIDQVDAHRRLQRLIPDLLQLDDTDRDILLLIAWAGLSPTQVGEALELLPATVRSRLHRARRRLRRAEELQPVTAEKGETL; encoded by the coding sequence GTGGGGTTGCTGTTCGAGCAGCATCACGCGGCGATCTGGCGGTATCTGGCCGGCCGGGTCGGTTCCGCTCACGCGGATGATCTGGCTGCGGAGACGTTCCTGGCTGGACACCGCCGGTGGCACACCTACGACCCGGAGCAGGGCCCGCCGATCGCATGGTTGTTCGGCATTGCCACGAGAGCGGTGCACAGTCATCGACGCGATGAGCTGCGTCATCTCAGACGCATGCAGGCGATCGCGTCAGCGGGTGTGGACGAGCCGCCGGCCGATCAGAGCATCGATCAGGTCGATGCGCACCGGCGGTTGCAGCGTCTCATCCCCGATCTGCTGCAACTCGATGACACCGATCGGGACATTTTGCTGCTCATCGCTTGGGCTGGCCTATCACCGACCCAGGTCGGTGAGGCCCTCGAGCTGCTTCCGGCCACCGTCCGCTCCCGACTGCATCGAGCCCGCCGGCGGCTACGCCGCGCCGAAGAACTCCAACCTGTCACCGCCGAGAAAGGCGAAACCCTATGA
- a CDS encoding WHG domain-containing protein: protein MITEPERMTSEGPRARYRQQVREEIQQQAWQQIESAGASALSLKAIATGMGMTAPALYRYYTGRDELLTQLIVSAYRDLAELAEAAAISAVAPQCLIAIAGALRQWALAHPQRYLLLYGTPVPGYRAPDEATELARRIFAPITTAFDALPGTDGTTAVTFWTRLHGVLSLELAGHFTTMNFDPAELWDAEVRSLIQPGRVAAGRASRP, encoded by the coding sequence ATGATCACAGAGCCGGAACGCATGACCTCGGAAGGGCCCCGAGCTCGGTACCGGCAACAGGTTCGCGAGGAGATCCAGCAACAGGCCTGGCAGCAGATCGAGTCGGCCGGCGCATCAGCACTGTCGCTGAAGGCGATCGCCACCGGCATGGGGATGACCGCACCCGCGCTGTACCGCTACTACACCGGCCGGGACGAACTGCTCACCCAGCTGATCGTCAGCGCCTACCGGGACCTGGCCGAGCTCGCCGAGGCGGCGGCCATTTCCGCCGTAGCACCGCAATGCCTGATCGCCATCGCCGGTGCTCTCCGGCAATGGGCCCTCGCCCACCCGCAGCGATACCTGCTGCTGTACGGCACTCCAGTCCCCGGCTACCGGGCACCGGACGAGGCCACCGAACTGGCCCGCCGGATCTTCGCGCCGATCACCACGGCGTTCGACGCACTGCCCGGAACCGACGGCACGACGGCGGTAACCTTCTGGACCCGATTGCACGGCGTGCTCAGCCTCGAGTTGGCCGGCCACTTCACCACCATGAATTTCGACCCCGCTGAGCTCTGGGACGCTGAAGTGCGCTCGCTCATCCAGCCGGGCCGGGTGGCAGCTGGCCGAGCGAGCCGTCCGTAG